Proteins co-encoded in one Bremerella sp. TYQ1 genomic window:
- a CDS encoding sigma-54 dependent transcriptional regulator → MKILFADDEKSLQKLMGLELPRLGHTVTVCPDGVTAIAALEKEDFDCLLVDLDMPGKGGIDVIKKAKETKPDTEAIILTGKSSTESAIAAVEFKVFAYLTKPCRLMELKTLLEGVAKKREQDRRIKALTSRLDRIEGKSKLIGDSGAMQIVNKMIAKVAPSNSAVLIRGETGTGKELVAKAIHDQSLRHEQPFVAVNCGALPENLIESELFGHRKGAFTGAEETRIGLFEVAHGGSLFLDEIGELPKALQAKLLRVLETGEIRRVGENSSIKVDVRIISATHRHIEDMVQDGDFREDLMFRINTFEIQLPPLRERTEDLPLLAEHISRRFWPTIPMTHTVFATETIHALKSHSWPGNVRELANVVEHATILCEELPIQPQHLPRRFSEQSHSGGPPELRAVSGPMSLRELEMQAIHDALDRHEGNKPQAAEELGISLKTLYNKLNQATASEKSA, encoded by the coding sequence CTGAAAATTCTGTTTGCCGATGACGAGAAGTCGCTCCAAAAGTTGATGGGGCTCGAGCTTCCTCGCCTCGGTCATACCGTCACCGTTTGTCCCGATGGCGTCACCGCGATCGCCGCGCTCGAGAAAGAAGACTTTGACTGTCTTCTTGTCGATCTCGATATGCCTGGCAAAGGTGGCATCGACGTCATCAAAAAGGCGAAAGAAACCAAGCCTGACACCGAAGCCATCATCCTGACCGGCAAGTCGTCGACCGAAAGCGCCATCGCGGCGGTCGAATTCAAAGTCTTCGCCTACCTGACGAAGCCTTGCCGCTTGATGGAACTAAAGACCCTGCTCGAAGGTGTCGCCAAGAAGCGGGAACAAGATCGCCGAATCAAGGCGCTCACCAGCCGCTTGGATCGCATCGAAGGCAAATCGAAGCTGATCGGCGACTCCGGTGCGATGCAGATCGTTAACAAGATGATCGCTAAAGTCGCCCCGTCTAACTCGGCCGTGCTGATTCGCGGTGAAACGGGTACCGGTAAAGAGCTCGTAGCGAAAGCAATCCACGATCAAAGCCTCCGACACGAGCAACCCTTCGTGGCAGTAAACTGCGGGGCACTTCCTGAGAACCTGATCGAAAGCGAACTGTTCGGCCACCGCAAAGGGGCTTTCACCGGAGCGGAAGAAACCCGCATCGGCTTGTTTGAAGTCGCCCATGGCGGATCGCTCTTCCTTGACGAAATCGGCGAACTTCCCAAGGCGCTACAAGCGAAGCTTTTGCGAGTATTGGAAACGGGCGAAATTCGCCGAGTGGGCGAAAACAGCTCGATCAAAGTCGATGTTCGCATCATTAGTGCGACCCATCGCCACATCGAAGATATGGTTCAAGATGGCGACTTCCGCGAAGACTTGATGTTCCGCATCAATACGTTCGAGATCCAACTGCCGCCGCTACGCGAACGTACCGAAGATCTTCCGCTGTTGGCCGAGCACATCAGTCGCCGGTTCTGGCCAACCATTCCGATGACGCACACCGTCTTTGCCACCGAAACTATTCACGCGCTCAAGTCTCATTCGTGGCCAGGCAACGTTCGCGAACTAGCCAATGTCGTCGAGCATGCAACGATTCTGTGTGAAGAACTTCCGATTCAACCGCAGCACCTGCCGCGACGCTTCAGCGAACAATCGCACAGCGGTGGGCCCCCGGAACTGCGTGCGGTGAGTGGTCCCATGTCGTTGCGTGAACTCGAAATGCAAGCCATCCACGACGCTCTCGACCGACACGAAGGTAATAAGCCGCAAGCCGCCGAAGAGCTAGGCATCAGCCTGAAAACGCTTTACAACAAGCTGAATCAGGCCACCGCGAGCGAGAAATCGGCTTAG
- the rpsR gene encoding 30S ribosomal protein S18, which translates to MRPANKSKARKRAKTKARVSKKDPIFVDGKRPRPMFVDYKDVELLKKLTNRHGRIVGRRKSGCTAVSQHAVTQAIKRARFMALLAYVKD; encoded by the coding sequence ATGAGACCAGCCAATAAGTCCAAAGCCCGTAAGCGTGCCAAGACCAAGGCCCGAGTATCCAAAAAGGATCCGATTTTCGTCGATGGCAAACGTCCACGTCCCATGTTCGTGGACTACAAGGACGTCGAGCTGCTCAAGAAACTGACCAACCGTCACGGTCGTATCGTCGGTCGTCGCAAGAGCGGCTGCACCGCGGTCAGCCAACACGCGGTTACCCAAGCCATCAAGCGTGCCCGATTCATGGCCCTGCTGGCTTACGTCAAAGACTAG
- a CDS encoding thioesterase family protein: MSQTFQTTRRVEFRDTDAAGIVHFSAFLIYMEQVEHEFLRTIGLSVHHQLEDSAMSWPRVSIHCDYKGPAKFEEILDVSLSIARIGKRSVTYQVRFERDGHQLAEGTMTAVCCEVQPGVPPKSMDIPEWFHEKLLPFVDTQAAP; this comes from the coding sequence ATGTCGCAAACCTTTCAAACGACCCGCCGTGTCGAATTCCGAGACACGGACGCCGCGGGGATCGTTCATTTCTCGGCTTTCCTGATCTACATGGAACAAGTCGAGCACGAATTCCTTCGCACCATCGGGCTCAGCGTCCATCATCAGCTGGAAGACTCGGCGATGAGTTGGCCGCGCGTTTCGATCCACTGCGACTACAAAGGCCCAGCCAAGTTTGAAGAAATCCTCGACGTTTCCCTCTCGATCGCGCGGATCGGCAAGCGAAGCGTCACCTATCAAGTCCGCTTCGAGCGAGACGGCCACCAGCTTGCCGAAGGAACGATGACGGCGGTCTGCTGCGAAGTCCAGCCTGGCGTGCCTCCCAAAAGCATGGACATCCCTGAATGGTTCCACGAGAAGCTGCTCCCCTTCGTCGATACCCAAGCCGCCCCGTAA
- the nagB gene encoding glucosamine-6-phosphate deaminase: MTERTADRPVMSIQSTALPCSVFSTSEALSRYVAEMVAAIIRERQAQKATAVLGLPTGSTPMGVYRELVRMHQDEGLDLSNVITFNLDEYYGLKPDQLQSYHRTMHEVFFQHVNIPPENIHIPDGMISLDEVDRYCEEYEQKIRDAGGIDLMLLGIGSNGHIGFNEPFSIRNSRTRLCTLDPITRRGAASDFFHEENVPHQAITMGIGTILEARKILLLALGQGKSSIINETLEGPITNRVPATILQEHRDTSVYIDTAAASKLTAFATPWTEGEVEWDQTMIKRAVLWLCEQTGKALLKLDDDDFRKYNLHQLLRHHGPAPKLAHRVFRWMMDTIEYHPAGKEKKKAICFSPHPDDDVISMGGTLIRLVDDGHEAHVAYMTSGNIAVFDHDAQRFADFVTQYNRLFGIEETKSAEVEKQVVDSLKAKPPGEPDIDTVLTIKGLIRRSEAIAGALKAGCQEEHLHFLDLPFYRTGKVAKNPLGDEDVQIVKELIMKVQPDQVYIAGDLSDPHGTHRVCAMAIFNALIEIEAETGSRPEALLYRGAWQEYPLHEIEICVPLSPNDMYKKRQAIFMHESQKDSALFPGTDPREFWERAEDRNTGTADSYNKIGLPEYFAMEAFVRWNGQPL; the protein is encoded by the coding sequence ATGACTGAACGAACCGCTGATCGACCTGTGATGTCGATCCAGTCAACCGCTTTGCCTTGCTCTGTTTTTTCCACCAGCGAAGCCCTCTCTCGCTACGTCGCTGAAATGGTCGCCGCGATTATCCGCGAACGCCAGGCTCAAAAAGCCACAGCCGTGCTAGGGCTTCCGACCGGTTCCACGCCGATGGGCGTCTATCGAGAACTGGTTCGCATGCACCAGGATGAAGGGTTGGATCTATCCAACGTGATTACCTTCAACTTGGACGAATACTACGGTTTGAAACCGGACCAACTGCAAAGTTATCACCGAACGATGCACGAGGTTTTCTTCCAGCATGTGAATATTCCGCCTGAGAATATTCACATTCCTGACGGAATGATTTCGCTGGACGAAGTCGACCGCTACTGCGAAGAGTACGAACAAAAGATCCGCGATGCCGGCGGGATCGACTTGATGCTACTAGGCATCGGCTCGAACGGTCACATCGGTTTCAACGAACCGTTCAGCATTCGCAACAGTCGCACACGCTTGTGCACGTTGGACCCGATTACCCGCCGTGGTGCGGCTTCGGACTTCTTCCACGAAGAAAACGTTCCGCATCAGGCCATCACCATGGGCATCGGAACGATTCTGGAAGCTCGTAAGATTTTGCTTCTCGCCCTCGGCCAAGGCAAGTCTTCGATCATCAACGAAACGCTCGAAGGGCCGATTACCAATCGTGTTCCCGCGACCATCTTGCAGGAACATCGCGACACGTCGGTTTACATCGATACGGCCGCCGCAAGCAAGCTGACCGCTTTCGCGACTCCTTGGACCGAAGGAGAAGTGGAGTGGGATCAGACGATGATCAAACGAGCCGTGCTGTGGCTGTGCGAACAGACCGGCAAAGCCTTGCTGAAGCTAGATGACGACGACTTCCGCAAGTACAACTTGCACCAACTGCTGCGTCATCACGGTCCGGCTCCAAAACTGGCTCACCGTGTGTTCCGCTGGATGATGGACACCATCGAGTACCATCCGGCCGGCAAGGAAAAGAAGAAAGCAATTTGCTTCAGTCCTCACCCGGACGACGACGTCATCAGCATGGGTGGCACGCTGATTCGCCTGGTTGACGATGGACATGAAGCCCACGTCGCCTACATGACCAGCGGTAATATCGCGGTATTTGACCACGACGCTCAGCGTTTCGCTGACTTCGTCACGCAGTACAACCGCTTGTTCGGCATCGAAGAAACGAAGTCGGCCGAAGTCGAAAAGCAGGTCGTCGATTCGTTGAAGGCCAAACCGCCTGGCGAACCTGATATCGATACCGTGCTGACGATCAAAGGTTTGATTCGTCGCAGCGAAGCCATTGCCGGTGCCCTGAAAGCAGGCTGCCAGGAAGAGCATCTGCACTTCCTCGACCTGCCGTTCTATCGCACGGGGAAAGTGGCGAAGAACCCACTGGGCGACGAAGATGTGCAGATCGTGAAAGAGCTGATCATGAAAGTTCAGCCCGATCAGGTCTACATCGCCGGCGACCTTTCCGATCCGCACGGAACACATCGTGTTTGTGCGATGGCGATCTTTAACGCGTTGATCGAGATTGAAGCCGAAACCGGAAGTCGACCGGAAGCTCTGCTTTATCGTGGTGCCTGGCAAGAGTACCCACTGCACGAGATTGAAATCTGCGTGCCACTTTCGCCGAACGACATGTACAAGAAGCGTCAAGCGATCTTCATGCATGAAAGCCAGAAGGATAGTGCGTTGTTCCCCGGAACCGACCCACGCGAATTCTGGGAACGTGCCGAAGACCGTAACACCGGAACGGCCGATTCTTACAACAAGATCGGTTTGCCAGAATACTTCGCCATGGAAGCATTCGTTCGCTGGAACGGGCAGCCATTGTAA
- a CDS encoding Flp family type IVb pilin: MLPKILNFLRSEDGPTSVEYAIMMAMILMACMGAIAYIGSLTLDSYNYSKSEIERTFPDLGV; this comes from the coding sequence ATGCTCCCCAAGATTCTCAATTTCCTGCGATCGGAAGATGGACCCACTTCCGTCGAGTACGCCATCATGATGGCCATGATCCTTATGGCATGCATGGGGGCGATTGCGTACATCGGTTCGTTAACGCTTGATAGCTACAACTACTCGAAAAGCGAGATCGAACGAACGTTCCCAGATTTGGGTGTATGA
- the lexA gene encoding transcriptional repressor LexA — translation MASSQSATDSLTKRQKDVFEFIREKILNRGYGPTVREIGEQFEISSPNGVVCHLKALERKGLISREKNMSRAIQLQVEAEEETGLPLAGRIAAGVLHEAIGQDERVDFGTMFNRRDHFVLEVTGDSMIEAHIDEGDYVVVKQQDTARPGEIVVAETDEGEATLKYWFPEKNQIRLQPANSNMDPIYVKNAKVRGVVIGVVRKF, via the coding sequence ATGGCAAGTTCGCAGTCGGCCACCGATTCCCTTACCAAACGTCAAAAAGACGTTTTCGAGTTCATCCGCGAGAAAATCCTGAATCGCGGCTACGGGCCGACCGTCCGGGAAATCGGCGAACAATTCGAAATCAGTTCGCCCAATGGTGTCGTTTGCCATCTGAAAGCCCTGGAGCGTAAAGGGCTTATTTCGCGCGAAAAAAACATGTCTCGCGCTATTCAGCTGCAGGTAGAAGCAGAAGAAGAGACCGGTTTGCCGTTGGCCGGACGAATTGCCGCTGGTGTGCTGCATGAAGCGATCGGCCAGGACGAACGTGTCGATTTCGGGACGATGTTCAACCGTCGCGATCATTTCGTGCTGGAAGTGACCGGCGATTCGATGATTGAAGCGCACATCGACGAAGGAGACTACGTCGTCGTCAAGCAGCAAGATACGGCCCGGCCCGGCGAGATTGTCGTTGCGGAAACCGACGAAGGGGAGGCGACGCTCAAGTATTGGTTCCCAGAAAAGAACCAAATCCGCCTCCAGCCTGCCAACAGCAACATGGACCCCATCTACGTCAAAAACGCCAAAGTCCGAGGCGTGGTGATTGGAGTCGTGCGAAAGTTTTAG
- a CDS encoding PVC-type heme-binding CxxCH protein — MLRKNLSFRSAWFFASLILTLASLTTLSAAEPQTQGARLSVLFLGDNGHHQPAKRFVELQPVLEQRGIDLKYTDSLANINPETLAKFDGLMIYANIEQIDPASEKAIIDYVEQGHGLIPLHCASYCFLNSPKYIALVGAQFKSHGTGTFRTKITEPSHPIMQGFQGFESWDETYVHTKHNEENRTVLTYRISDREREPWTWVREQGQGRVFYTAWGHDARTWTNPGFANLVERGVRWAVGQDPSIVPNFPPQKDGLVTAFDRPMNVPKPQKSNKDVKPFDYVDVGAKIPNYTAGANWGTQAKPLNLMQKPLEPEESGKHLVLPEGFEAKLFASEEIFDGGKPIAMTWDARGRLWMCMTLDYPNELHTKGPGRDRIVVCEDTDGDLKADKVTTFAEGLSIPTSIAFHDGGVIVQNGTETLWFKDTNGDDVADEKKVMFTGWNMRDTHGGVSNFQYGHDNWIWGMQGYNDSHVVVNGEEQPGFRNGFFRFKPDGSQLEFIRSTNNNTWGLGISEEGIIFGSTANHCPSVYMPIPNRYYEQVRGWTARLVLDSMADTHKFDPVTDKVRQVDHHGGYTAGAGHSLYTARNYPEEFWNRVAFVNGPTGHLTGAFVISRDGSNFHSTSPFNLVASDDEWTAPIQAEVGPDGNVWVLDWYNYIVQHNPTPHGFETGKGAAYETDLRDKRHGRIYRIVYTGEGAKADKDWHVNLEKASTEKLVDTLKSDNLLWRRHAQQILVERGNRDAVPGLIALIEDDSMDSIGLNVGAIHALWTLQGLGALDNANSNATKAAYAALSHNAPGVRRNAVQVLPHAPESTAAILEAGVLNDVDPQVRLMTLLALADLPASDAAAIDILAMITQPENATDRWIPDAATSAAANQGGSFLKAVAKADQVDNKVLNLVAIVTEHYSRGGPTDSIAELLPAIVDAQPQVAEAIVTGLAKGWPKDSKPQITAAMDDSLASLIEKLPASSRGQLIRMAVNWGSVKLASQLEELVENALDQIDSGDLNAKQVQQLAREIVELNVKMDPPVEAELLASIGPQTSADVTTALLSALKASENDELGQYVLETLPSLTPTARKEAIGVMLGRPAWTANLLASMDKGAIQLNELALDQRQALSQHPDKQLRKKAEALFARGGALPNADREKVIKELWATTEAKGDAAAGKLVFKRECSKCHIHSGEGSKIGPDLTGMAVHPKSQLLTEILDPNRSVESNYRTYMVATMDGRVMSGLLASESRTAIELVDAEGKQQSILREDIDELRGTPQSLMPVGFEKQIKPKEFEDLLAFLTKRGKFVPLPLEKVATAVSTEGMFVSKDAPVETLVFDDWKPKTVEGVPFQLVDPQGTSKPNAVLLHAPGGYLPPKMPKQVSIPCNMPLKAVHILGGVAGWASPYGKEGTTSMIVRFQYEDGTTEDHELKNGIHIADYIRRVDVPESKFAFDLNGRQMRYLTVRPSEAKVVASIDLVKGNDDTAPVVMAVTAEGAD, encoded by the coding sequence ATGCTTCGTAAAAATCTCAGCTTTCGCAGCGCGTGGTTTTTTGCCAGCTTGATTCTGACACTGGCCAGCCTCACCACCCTTTCGGCGGCAGAACCCCAAACGCAGGGAGCACGTCTCTCGGTTCTGTTCCTGGGCGACAATGGGCATCATCAACCGGCCAAGCGATTCGTCGAACTGCAGCCGGTCCTCGAACAGCGCGGAATCGATCTGAAGTACACCGATTCGCTGGCCAACATCAATCCAGAAACGCTCGCGAAGTTTGATGGGCTGATGATTTACGCCAACATCGAGCAAATCGATCCGGCCTCGGAAAAGGCGATCATCGATTACGTCGAGCAAGGTCACGGGCTCATCCCTCTGCACTGTGCTTCCTACTGCTTCTTGAATTCGCCGAAGTACATCGCACTGGTCGGGGCGCAGTTCAAGAGCCACGGAACGGGAACGTTCCGCACGAAGATCACGGAGCCTTCGCACCCAATCATGCAAGGCTTCCAAGGGTTTGAAAGCTGGGACGAAACCTACGTGCATACAAAGCACAACGAAGAAAATCGCACCGTTTTGACTTACCGCATCAGCGATCGCGAACGTGAACCATGGACATGGGTACGCGAACAAGGCCAAGGACGCGTCTTCTACACCGCTTGGGGACACGACGCCCGTACGTGGACCAACCCCGGCTTCGCCAATCTTGTCGAACGTGGCGTTCGCTGGGCAGTGGGACAAGATCCAAGCATCGTCCCGAACTTCCCACCACAAAAGGATGGTCTCGTTACTGCGTTCGATCGTCCGATGAACGTTCCCAAGCCGCAAAAATCAAACAAGGACGTCAAACCGTTCGACTATGTCGACGTCGGTGCGAAGATCCCCAACTACACCGCTGGTGCCAACTGGGGAACGCAAGCCAAGCCGCTCAACTTGATGCAGAAGCCGCTTGAGCCAGAAGAATCCGGCAAGCACCTGGTTCTGCCGGAAGGCTTTGAAGCAAAGTTGTTCGCCTCGGAAGAAATCTTCGACGGCGGCAAGCCTATCGCAATGACCTGGGACGCTCGCGGTCGTTTGTGGATGTGCATGACGCTCGACTACCCGAACGAACTTCACACCAAGGGACCTGGTCGTGACCGCATTGTTGTTTGCGAAGATACCGATGGTGATTTGAAAGCGGACAAAGTCACAACGTTCGCAGAGGGCCTTAGCATTCCGACTTCGATCGCCTTCCACGACGGCGGCGTGATCGTGCAAAACGGGACCGAAACGCTTTGGTTCAAAGACACCAACGGCGATGACGTTGCCGACGAAAAGAAGGTGATGTTCACCGGCTGGAACATGCGAGACACCCATGGCGGCGTGAGCAACTTCCAGTACGGCCACGACAACTGGATCTGGGGCATGCAGGGCTACAACGACTCGCATGTCGTTGTGAATGGTGAAGAACAGCCAGGCTTCCGCAACGGCTTCTTCCGCTTCAAGCCAGATGGCAGCCAGTTGGAGTTCATTCGTTCGACTAACAACAACACGTGGGGGCTGGGGATCAGCGAAGAAGGCATTATCTTCGGTTCGACCGCCAACCACTGTCCGAGCGTCTATATGCCGATTCCGAACCGCTACTACGAACAAGTTCGCGGCTGGACGGCTCGCCTGGTACTCGACTCAATGGCCGACACGCACAAGTTCGACCCTGTCACCGACAAAGTACGCCAAGTCGATCATCATGGTGGCTACACTGCCGGGGCCGGGCATTCGCTCTATACGGCTCGTAACTATCCAGAAGAGTTCTGGAACCGCGTTGCATTTGTCAACGGTCCTACGGGTCACCTGACAGGTGCGTTCGTCATCTCGCGTGACGGCAGCAACTTCCACTCGACGAGTCCATTCAACTTAGTCGCTTCCGACGACGAATGGACCGCTCCGATCCAAGCCGAAGTTGGTCCTGACGGCAACGTTTGGGTTCTCGACTGGTACAATTACATCGTCCAACACAACCCGACGCCACATGGCTTTGAAACCGGGAAAGGCGCCGCCTACGAAACCGACCTGCGTGACAAACGCCATGGCCGTATCTACCGCATCGTCTACACCGGCGAAGGGGCCAAAGCCGACAAAGATTGGCACGTTAACCTCGAGAAAGCCTCGACCGAAAAGCTGGTCGATACCCTCAAGAGCGACAACCTGCTATGGCGTCGTCACGCTCAGCAGATCTTGGTCGAACGCGGTAACCGAGACGCTGTGCCAGGGCTTATCGCACTGATCGAAGACGATTCGATGGACAGCATCGGCTTGAACGTCGGAGCAATCCACGCTTTGTGGACACTACAAGGCCTCGGTGCCCTGGACAACGCCAACAGCAACGCCACCAAGGCTGCCTACGCTGCTTTGTCGCACAACGCTCCTGGTGTTCGTCGCAATGCGGTTCAAGTCTTGCCACACGCACCTGAAAGTACTGCTGCGATTCTGGAAGCTGGCGTACTGAACGATGTCGATCCTCAGGTTCGCCTGATGACACTGCTTGCGTTGGCCGACCTGCCTGCTAGTGATGCCGCCGCGATTGATATCTTGGCAATGATCACTCAGCCAGAGAACGCGACCGATCGCTGGATTCCGGACGCTGCGACGTCCGCTGCCGCCAACCAAGGAGGCAGCTTCCTGAAGGCGGTCGCCAAAGCAGACCAAGTCGACAACAAAGTGTTGAATCTCGTCGCAATCGTCACCGAGCATTACTCGCGTGGTGGTCCCACCGATTCAATCGCCGAACTGCTTCCAGCGATTGTCGATGCTCAGCCGCAAGTGGCCGAGGCCATCGTCACCGGTCTCGCCAAAGGTTGGCCGAAAGACTCCAAGCCGCAAATCACCGCGGCCATGGACGACTCACTCGCCAGCCTGATCGAGAAGCTGCCCGCTTCTTCGCGAGGCCAGCTGATCCGCATGGCGGTGAACTGGGGCAGCGTGAAACTCGCTTCGCAGTTGGAAGAACTCGTCGAGAACGCCCTCGATCAAATCGATTCTGGCGACTTGAACGCCAAACAAGTTCAACAGCTCGCTCGCGAGATCGTCGAACTGAACGTCAAGATGGATCCTCCTGTCGAAGCGGAACTGCTCGCTTCGATCGGCCCACAAACGTCTGCCGATGTCACCACCGCACTGCTTAGCGCTTTGAAAGCGAGCGAAAACGACGAGCTCGGCCAGTACGTCCTGGAAACGCTGCCGAGTCTTACCCCAACGGCTCGTAAAGAAGCGATCGGCGTTATGCTCGGTCGACCTGCATGGACGGCCAACTTGCTTGCTTCGATGGACAAGGGGGCCATTCAGCTGAACGAACTGGCTCTCGACCAACGCCAGGCATTGTCGCAGCATCCTGACAAGCAGCTTCGCAAAAAGGCGGAAGCATTGTTCGCCCGTGGTGGTGCATTGCCGAACGCTGACCGCGAGAAGGTCATCAAAGAACTGTGGGCAACCACCGAGGCCAAAGGGGACGCGGCCGCCGGCAAATTGGTCTTCAAGCGAGAATGCTCGAAGTGCCACATCCACAGCGGCGAAGGCTCGAAGATCGGTCCTGATCTGACTGGGATGGCTGTCCATCCGAAGTCGCAGCTGCTGACCGAAATCCTCGACCCCAACCGTAGTGTCGAATCGAACTATCGCACCTACATGGTTGCCACCATGGATGGCCGCGTGATGAGTGGTTTGCTCGCCTCGGAAAGCCGAACCGCCATCGAGCTGGTCGACGCCGAAGGGAAGCAGCAATCGATCTTGCGAGAAGACATCGACGAACTTCGTGGCACGCCACAGTCGCTGATGCCGGTCGGTTTCGAGAAGCAAATCAAGCCGAAGGAATTTGAGGACCTGTTGGCGTTCCTCACCAAGCGAGGCAAGTTCGTGCCGCTGCCACTGGAAAAAGTTGCCACCGCAGTCAGCACCGAAGGAATGTTCGTCTCGAAGGACGCTCCCGTCGAAACGTTGGTCTTCGACGACTGGAAACCGAAAACCGTTGAAGGCGTTCCGTTCCAATTGGTCGATCCACAAGGAACTTCCAAACCGAACGCCGTTCTGCTGCATGCTCCTGGGGGCTATCTCCCTCCGAAGATGCCGAAGCAGGTCTCCATTCCGTGTAACATGCCACTGAAAGCGGTCCACATTCTGGGTGGCGTCGCCGGCTGGGCCTCCCCTTACGGGAAAGAAGGCACCACGTCGATGATCGTCCGCTTCCAGTACGAAGATGGCACCACGGAAGATCACGAGCTGAAAAACGGGATCCACATCGCGGATTACATCCGCCGCGTGGACGTGCCGGAGTCGAAGTTCGCCTTCGATCTCAACGGCCGCCAGATGCGTTATCTGACGGTTCGCCCGAGCGAAGCCAAAGTGGTCGCTTCGATCGATCTCGTCAAAGGTAACGACGACACCGCTCCCGTTGTCATGGCGGTCACTGCAGAAGGTGCCGATTAA
- a CDS encoding AraC family transcriptional regulator produces the protein MNPVQKASWYVESHLRGDLSLDVIAKACHVSSYHLTRAFAASVGISLMRYVRARRLSEAAQRLADGADDILAIALDYGYGSHEAFTRAFRSQFGVTPEHVRAQGNVHELTLKEIITMNQTPSTELAEPTIQQMPEMHLAGLVQRYQCESPEGIPRQWERLGPHLGNVPGQIGATAYGVIHEFDSDGNFAYLTGVEVKADAKLPSDFQRLTVPAQRYAIFTQSGHIAGIRAAFSAIWSQWLPESGLQAAEAPTVERYGQEFDPRTGLGGYQIWLPIRS, from the coding sequence ATGAATCCGGTCCAAAAAGCTAGTTGGTACGTCGAAAGTCATTTGCGCGGTGATCTTTCGTTAGATGTCATCGCCAAAGCATGTCATGTGTCGTCGTACCATTTAACACGAGCCTTCGCCGCAAGCGTGGGAATCTCCTTGATGCGTTACGTCCGGGCCCGCCGCCTGAGTGAGGCGGCACAACGACTTGCCGACGGCGCCGACGACATCCTGGCCATCGCCCTTGATTATGGGTATGGATCGCACGAAGCATTCACGCGTGCGTTCCGCAGCCAGTTTGGCGTGACGCCAGAGCATGTTCGAGCCCAGGGAAATGTACACGAACTTACGCTCAAGGAGATCATCACGATGAACCAAACGCCATCCACCGAACTGGCGGAACCGACCATTCAGCAAATGCCGGAAATGCACTTGGCAGGGCTCGTCCAACGGTATCAATGCGAATCGCCCGAAGGGATTCCACGGCAATGGGAACGCCTCGGACCGCATCTTGGCAACGTGCCGGGCCAAATCGGAGCGACTGCCTACGGCGTGATCCATGAATTCGATTCCGATGGAAACTTCGCTTACCTGACCGGGGTCGAAGTAAAAGCCGACGCAAAGCTGCCAAGCGACTTCCAGCGGCTAACAGTCCCCGCGCAGCGATACGCCATCTTTACCCAGTCAGGTCACATCGCAGGGATTCGAGCGGCATTCTCGGCGATCTGGAGCCAATGGTTGCCGGAGTCAGGACTTCAAGCGGCCGAAGCCCCCACGGTCGAACGTTACGGGCAAGAGTTCGATCCGCGAACCGGTCTCGGCGGCTATCAGATATGGTTGCCGATCCGTTCGTAA